The sequence TAGCGGATTTGAGAGGTTTAAGTCCAAAGGAAAGAGCTATAAGCATAATAAACAATTGTGCTAATCCTATTTATAAGGATTTACTTTCGGATTATTTGAAAGAAGCTATGAAGAGTAAAAAGAACATACCTATATTACTAAATAGGGCTTTTAAATGTTTTGAATCATTAGAAAAAACCGACACGATGAAAAGAGGCAACATAGTTTATTATGCAAATTTAATAAATAGAAAGGGTGATGACTATGAAGAAAAAAGCAAATGAATATATAAAAATTACCGTTGGAATGTCACTGGTAGCAATCGGTCTATACTTTTTTTTAATGCCAAAAAATCTATCTGTAGGCGGGGCTAATGGTTTAGCTATTGTTATAAATCATTTTATCCCGAATTTATCAATCGGACTTCTTATGATAATTATAAATATTTTTCTATTTGCAATTGGCTTTATCTTTATCGGAACTAATTTCGGTTTTAAAACCATATATGCAAGTTTTGGGGTCTCGGTTTTGGTATTATTATTTGAAAAAATTTTTCCCATGAAAAAACCATTAGCAAATGATATACTGATACAGCTTATTTTGGGTGTTATAATATCTGCAATAGGCATGGGCATAGTATTCAATCAAAATGCCTCAACAGGCGGAACAGATATTATAGCCAAAATATTAAATAGGTTCTGGGGTATAGATTTAGGTCGGGGTGTGCTCATTTCCGATCTTTCAATAACATTGGCAGCTGGCTTCGCCTATGGACTGCAAATTGGCCTGTATTCGTTATTAGGTGTGTTGCTAAATGGTTTAGTAATAGATGCAGCCATTGAAAGTATGAATATCCGTAAACAAGTTGTTATAGTAAGCAACTACAGCGAGGTAATAAACGATTATATAATAAAAAGTTTAGGGAAGGGTGCCACTTTGTATGAAGCTAAAGGAGGATTCACCGGAAGCGATAAAGAGGTTCTTGTAACTATATTAAGCAGAAAAGATTTTGTATTATTAAAAAATCTCATAAATAGTATAGATAAAAATGCCTTTATAATAGTTCACAATGTTCATGAAGTAATAGGAGAAGGATTTAAGGACATTGAAAATTTTTAACCCTTGACAAATACAATATCATTTATTATTATATAATAAATATAAGTTGAACTGTGATGGATAAAGTAGCTCTTTATAATTAAATAACAGAAAATAGGTGTCGATGAGAATCCTATAAATTATAAAGATGTGAATTACGCTCCTGAGTTATAATGAGAAATCATTACGGTTACTATCCGTTAAAATAGTCAAAGGCATATTTTTATATGCAATTAAGGTGGTACCACGGGTTTTTCTCGTCCTTTACGGATGAGAAAAACCTTTTTTAATATATTTCAAAAGAAGGAGGATTTACAAATGGAAAATAAAAATGTATTTGACATTCTCAGAGAACGAGGATATATAGAACAAGTTACCTATGAAGATGAAATCAGGGATCTTTTAGGAAAAGAATCCGTTACCTTTTATATTGGAATTGATGCAACCGGTGATAGTTTAACTTTAGGTCATTTTGTTCAGATAATGATAATGAAGCATATGCAAATGGCAGGTCATCGTCCTATAATATTGTTAGGAGGAGGAACTACCATGATAGGAGATCCCACAGGAAAAACAGACATGAGAAAGATGCTTAGTAAAGAGACTATTGAACATAATGCAAAGAGGTTTAAAGAACAGTTATCAAAATTTATAGATTTTGATAACGGCAAAGCCATTTTTGCAAACAATGCGGATTGGCTGTCAAATCTCAATTATATAGAGTTCATAAGGGAAATTGGAGTCCATTTTTCCGTAAACAAAATGCTTACAGCGGAGTGTTATAAACAAAGATTAGAAAGAGGACTTACTTTCCTTGAATTCAACTATATGATTATGCAATCCTACGACTTCTTGGAGCTATACAGAAGATACAACTGTAAACTGCAAATAGGGGGAAATGATCAATGGTCCAATATCCTCGGAGGATATGATTTGGTTAGAAAAATCGAAAACGATGTGGTATATGCTATGACCTCTAAACTTTTAACAAATTCTGAAGGTAAAAAAATGGGTAAAACAGAATCGGGTACTATTTGGCTTGATTCTGAAAAAACTTCCCCCTATGAATTTTATCAGTATCTGAGAAATATTGATGATAGAGATGTAAAGAATTGTCTATTGCTTCTTACCCTTGTTCCGATTGAAGAAATAGAAGAGCTTTGTTCTCCGGGAGGGTCAAAAATTAATAAAGCAAAAGAGATTTTAGCATTTGAAGTAACTAAAATGGTTCACGGGGAATCAGAAGCAATAAAAGCTCAGAAAGCAGCAAAATCATTGTTCGAAGGAAATGGAGAAGGGGGTTCAATTCCTACTACCGAAATAAAGAAGGAAGTATTTGAAAAAGGCATAGGTATACTTAACCTTCTCACGGAAATAGGAATTACTAAATCTAACAGTGAAGGAAGAAGAATTATAGAACAAAGAGGATTATCTATTAATGGAAGGAAGGTTGACAATTTCAATATTATATTAACATTGGATAGTTTTACCGATGGGAAAATAATGTTGAAAAAGGGGAAAAAAGTTTATCATCAAATCAAATTAATATAATATATATTATCTACCATTTTTATGAGTACTCTGTAAATTATTACAGAGTACCTTTTTTTTACTTTTATATCCATCATTCAGAAATTTATCCATATATTAAGGGTTTAAATTAAAAAAAAACAATGATATACTTTTAAACAATTTAAATAATAAAGGAAAGGGGTGAACTTGAGGATTTAAAAATTTAAAATTAATTTAAAAATTACAGGAGGCAAATTATGAAAACTAAATTTAAGAAAACTATTTTATCATTGGCAGCATCAACTTTAGTGCTTTCACCATTTAGCATTGCTCATGCAGGTAGTTCCAACTTAGTTTATTATTTACCAAATGAAAGTTGCCCACAAAAAGGATACACTATTCCTGGCTATAACAAGACTTCAAATTCTAACTCTAATTCCAATAATATATCTAATGATCAACTATATGAACAACTCGAAAAGTATATTTCAAATTACATCAATGTAACTTCATCCCAAAAACCAAGTTGTGGCATTACAATTCCAAAAACAAATAATAATTCCGGAAACAATAATAGCGGAAATCAGCAAAACAATGATGATGAACAAGATAATAACGATGAACAAAACAACGAACAAAATAATAATGACGAACAAGACAATGAACAGAATGGTAATAATGGCGGCAACCAAAATGAAAATCCGGGAACCGAAAATCCGGGTGATGAAACACCTGCACCATCTAATTCTGTAGAATCAGAAGTCGTAAGGTTGGTAAATATAGAAAGAGAAAAGGCAGGATTACAGCCTCTAACTCAAAGTTCAGAGTTATCAAATGTTGCAAGACTCAAATCTCAGGATATGGCAGACAATAATTACTTTAGTCATACTTCCCCTACATATGGCGATCCTTTCACCATGATGAAAACTTTTGGAATAAAATACAGTACCGCTGGGGAAAATATTGCAAAAGGATATTCAAGTGCTCAAACAGTAATGGATGGATGGATGAATTCATCAGGTCATAGGGCAAACATACTGAATTCAAGTTTTAACAAAATCGGAGTAGGCTATGTAAATAAAAATGGTACAACCTATTGGACACAAATGTTTACAAATTAGTTTTTACAAGAAATTTCAATGAATAAAAAAGACTCTGTGGGATATTAAATTTAATATCCACAGAGTCTTTTTTATTCATTATATATTTTATTTTTCCTTCATTATATCTATAAAATTTTTTGTAATTTTCGCAGTAATTCCCCATATAATATTTTCCTGATACTTATAAAAATAAATACTATAAATCCCTTTTCTGAAATTATATTCCTTTCCCCCTGGAATCAACTCATAAGGAAAATCTTCTTTTATTACTGCTTTTAAATCAACACGATAAGTAGAAGGTTCATTATTCATAAAAAAATCCACCGGTACAGTAAATATATGATCAACTTCATCTGAATTGTATTTCATATCATCCACACTAATTCCATTAATCGTTCCTATAAAAGGGCAAAGAAAAAAATTAAAATATGTAATAATGTAATCTAATTCTCCGATAACTTTTATGTTCTCCTTTTTTACATTTAATTCTTCACAAGTTTCTCTAATTGCAGCCTCCTTAAATGTTTCATTTTTTTCTACCGCTCCACCTGGGAAAGAAATTTCTCCGGGTTGATTTTTCAAACTCTTGGCTCTTGATTCATAAATAAGATGCCATTCTCCTTTTAAATAAATCAAAGGCAAAAATACTCCATAGTTATGCCTTATGTCCTTAGGCCGGGCTGAACGGTTATTAAACTTTTCATAAACATCATTTATATTCATATTATCCTCCATAAATAAAGCGGTGAAATCACCGCTTTGTTATAAAAGTTTTTCCCCTTCCTGCCAATCGACCGGACACATTCCACCTGTCTTCAATGCTTTAAGTACTCTCAATGTTTCATCCACACTTCTTCCTACATTTAGATCATGAATTACCGAATACCTTACTACCCCTTCAGGATCAATAATAAAGAGTCCCCTTAATGCAACTCCTTCTTCTTCAATCAATACTCCAAAATCATTCGATACCTTTTTAGTTAAATCAGAAGCTAAGGGAAAATTAATATGTCCTAAACTACCCTTAATCCATTCCTGATGAGAATATTGACTGTCAACACTTACAGCCAATAATTCTGCATCTTCTTTCTTGAAATCCTCATACCTCTTACTATATCCAGTAATCTCTGTCGGGCAGACAAAAGTAAAATCCATGGGATAGAAAAACATGACCAACCATTTTCCGGCATAATCCTTAAGATTTACCTTTTTAAATTCTTTCCCATTCCCCATGCATGCAGTCATCTCAAAATTTGGTGCCGATTTCCCTACCAATCTTTCCATATTCAAAACCTCCTATGCGAATTATATTTCTTCTAATCTAAGTTATATATTCCCATAGGGATACCATTTTAAACATCATTATCATCTGATAATTGTTATTATTTAAAGGCTATATTTTGTTATTTTGAATAAGCAAATGATATTCTTGCATCCCTCAACCGTTCGTAATTTCTAATAATTGATTTTATCTCCACTCTTCCAAAGAAGAAAAACGATATTGCTTCCCACATAAATACCCAGCCTCCAACTAAAAATCCCTGGGCAAAAGCTTCCCATATTATCAACCTTATTCTCGTCGTAAATATAAAATAAAAAAGCAGAAGAATAAAAGAAATAAATACAGAGTTAATCATCCTCTTATAATTACTATTTAGCTTTCTCTGTTCAAAATGGGCATAAAAATCATAGCATGTTTTAATTCCTTCAGTAATAATTTTTTCTTTATTTTCATCTCTGATTTCATTTGGAAGATAAAAACTGATTTCAAGGTTGAACCTTTCCGGAATATCATTAGAACATTCTTCCAAAAACTTAGTCAAATCAGGAGAAATATCTCTTCTCTTATAAGAAGAATGATCCCATTCATTAAATATTTCAACATAGCTGTTCAGGTCCACCTCTATTACATAATCGCCGGTATTGGGATTTTTCTTATATAATTTATTTATATATTCCATTCTTTCTTTTTTCACAAGTATTACCCCTATATTAAAATTATAAGAAAATTTTTTATCAAAGCATCATAAGGTAGCTTTTCTTGAAACTCATTTACGGAAAGTTCTTTTTAACATCAGTATTTATAAGCGAGAACTTTCCTATTCGTTATAAAAAAGCTTTTACCAAAAAATAAAAATTAGGATGCCTTTTATAAAACCAATTTACGGAAAACTTATGTTAATATAATTTATAGCTTTCCTATAGGTTATAAGAATATAATATCATATAATACTATGTTTATGAAGCATCCTTCATATTTTCTCTTATTTTTCTATATACATTTTCATTTTCCGCTTTAACATTATATAAATAGCTATCTATATTTCCATTAAAAGATATATATTTATTAAATAGAACCATCTCTAAATTTTCTCTTGTTCTATTTATAACAAAATTCTTGTCCTTTTCAACTCCATATTTTTTATAGTCCTTAATTATCAAGCTTAACGCTTTCACAACTTTATCCAAGTCATATTTCTTTAAATCATATATCGGAGAAATGTCCTTTTCTTTAAAATAAACTCCTTTATCTACAGCCTCCTGCAATACTCTTTGTGTAGACCATATAAGACATTTCTCCTTTCTACAGGCGTCACTACAGCCTTCTTCTCCCAAGCATATATCATCTACAGCCTTTTTAGCATTTAAAACTTCAAGATAAAGCTTTGATGCAACTTCCTTCATCTCGGATTTCTGACCTGATTTCATTCTTTTATACTGCCTGATTAAAAACAATAGATAGATTAATATAGAGATTGCAGAAAATAAATAAGTTGTTTCCCAGCTCATCAATACATTAGGAGTAATATCCCATATTTTAAAGAGTCCGAACATTAAAAATATAAAAGAAGACATAATCTTAATTGAAATATCCGGCATCTTCTCTCCTATTTTTCTTCCTACAAAAATCCCCAAACTGCTGGTAGCCATCATTCCTGAAACTGTTCCCATAAGTACAAAAATAGGATGATTTCCTTCCGCCGACAGTGCCATAGCCGATAATTGAGTCTTATCCCCGAATTCTCCTACAAAGAATGCCAATGCTACTGTAAGTATAGGCCCAAACGTTTTTTCTTTCTTTTGTTTTTCCTTTTTTTCATCCATCAATGTCATGATTCCAAATACTATAAATATAAATCCCGCCGATATTTGGACAATTTCTTCCGGAACAATTGTTGAAAAATATTTTCCGAGTAATATGGCTATTCCGTGATTTAATATTACTCCGATAAAAACCCCTCCCAATACTTCCAATAGGGAATACTGAGTAGCAAAACTCATTGCCATTATTTGAGTTTTATCTCCCATTTCCGCCATGAATATTAAAAAAAATGATTTGATAAATTCTCGTATCATTCAACCACCCTTCCTTTGATTAGAGTAAAACCCTAAAAATTTAAAAAAAGACTTTTAATTTGATGAATAGATCATCAAACCAAAAGTCTCGCTCTCTCAATAACAAGTAAATAGAACCAGGTATCCTTACCAGTATGTTGATCCTATTCGTAGTCCCTACTACAGCTACTCCCCTTTAGCCAAATATTAAAATATTTAAATTTATCATTGGTAAAACAACTTGATTTTAATTGATATTTAATCTTAATATATATATTACCATATATAAATTTTAAGAACAAGAATATAGTTCGAATACAGTATTTTTATTTTTCATTTACTATAAAGTTAAGGCATTTTCTTCTCCGGAAGTAATCACTTTGCCGCTCTTTATATATGTTTTACTATTTCCTATCATAATTATGCTGTCCATACTTATCTCTTCAAAATTAATATCTCCTAAAGTAGTAATAATTACTTTGTCTTGGTCATCCAAATTTTCTACTATTCCTACAGGGGTGGAAGGAAGCTTAAAATTAAGCATTATCTCCACAGCTTTCTCAATATAAAATATTTTTTCTCTCTTTTTATAACAATATAATACTATAACAAAATTTCCCATAGATGCATATCGTATCCTTTTTTCAATTGCTTCCCATGAAACAGCAAAATCGCTCAGATTAATATAGCAAAAATCATCCATTATGGGAGCACCTAATTTACTTGCGGCAAATGATACTGTTGTAATCCCTGGAATTACCTCTACTTCGATATCATAAGAAACTTTCAAGGCATACCCTGCTATTCCATAAAGACAGGAATCACCATAGACTAATATTGAAGTTGTTTTCCCTTCTTTTACCTTCCCTATAGAATATTTACACCCTTCAGTTCCTTCTTTCATTCTGATTGGAAATATTTCCTTGCCATCTGCCAAACTTCCCAAATACTTTAAACAAGTCTTATCTCCTACTATTACATCTGATTTTTCTATTGCATCTATTGCTCTTAAAGTCATGTCATCCTTTCCTTTGGAACCTATTCCTACTATATATAACCTTGCCACCTAAACCCTCTCCTCGCTTGTTTCTCATACTATTATTTACTATATATAAATATTGCCAAAACAATTATTTAACTCATATTTTCTTCGACATTTTCCAATTCTTTAAATATCTTTATAACTCTTTCGTTATTTTTTCTGTTCTTTATCGCCAATCTTATATGCTTATCATCTAAGCCGTCAAAAGATGAACATTTTCTTATGAGTATTCCTCTCTTCAGAAAATAGTAAAAGAGAAAATTCTCATTAAACTTTCGACTTTTTATAAGTATATAATTAGACTGAGTAGGATATAAATTGATAAATTTTATCTTCATAAGGGCTTTCGTCATATATTGTCTTTCCCCTTGAATATAATTTTTGCTTTTCTCTATATATTCCTCACAGCCAAAAATATATCTTCCGCTGCAATCAGCCAGAGAATTAATACTCCAAGGCAATTCCACCTTTTCATATTCCCTAGCCATTTTATTGGAAGTACAGGCATATCCGAGCCTAATCCCCGGAAGAGCAAAAAACTTGGTTGCTGCTCTGATTATGGCTATTCTATCATAATCCTTATCTTTAAACATTTTTATGCTGTCATAATCCTTAGGGCAAAATTCAAAAAAAGCTTCATCAAGAAGTAAAAAACTTTCTTTTAAGTTAACAATATCATATATTAATTTAAGTTTATCTTCTTCTATCCTTAACCCTGTAGGATTATTGGGATTACCCAATATTAAGATATCACCTTTCTTTAAATTTCTTTTTACTGAATCTATGTCTATTGTAAAATCCGGAGATAAGGGGATTTTGCATATTTCCTTTTTTAATACCTTTCCTCTTTTCTCATATTCCGAGAAACAGGGCACAAATGTCACTACTCTATCAAATAATTGAATAAAATTATTTATCACTTCAACTGCCCCGTTCCCAACAACTATATTTGAACAATCACAATTTAAATATTTTCCTATATTAGATTTTAAAGTTCTATACTGTATATCCGGATATATAGTTAAACTGTTAAAATTGTTTTTAAGTTCATCATATAACCCTTCCGGTGGACCTAAAGGATTTATATTGCTGCTGAAATCTACCAGTTCTCCATCATATAAATCTCTATATGTGGTTATATCTCCTCCATGGTTCATAAGTAAAAAATCCATTTCCTCACTTCCTTTACAAAAAATTGATCAACATACAACATCCTTAAAACATTTTAGCAACATTAGGCTTTTACTATATAAAAAAAGGAATCCCTCTCTCGGAATCCCTGAACTTGCTTAAAAGTTTTGACAACTCAACATTAAACAATTTCCTTCCCTCCGAAAGAATGCTTTCACTATTAATAAGGCAGGTATCCTGACTTACGGCTTAGCCTCCTTCCCCCTTCCCAGCTTTCGCCAGTGGATATGGAATTCGTAACCGTTTACAGTAGCGGGGGCTGTAGCGGATTTTCACCGCTTTCCCTTTTAATCTATATAAATATAGAACCTAAATAATATTATAATTATATAAGTCTATTATATAATATCACTTCCCATGTTCTCTGTCAAAATTGTTTTTATCACTTTTTTCCTTCCACAATTGATAAATTCCTGTATTTTTCATTTCTACTACTAATTTTATAGGCCGCTTCTTTATCTAAAATAAGCGTCACATCCGGATGCAATTGCAATATTGATCCCGGAACTTTAGGAGTAATCGGTCCATTTACGGCATGGTAAACAGCTTCCGACTTTTTGATACCGCTGGCCAACAGCAAAATTTTTTTTACACTCATAATAGTTTTTATTCCCATACTTATAGCTTTGGTCGGAACTTCTTCGACAGAATTAAAAAATCTTGAGTTTGCATTTATAGTGCCTTTATCTAAATGTACAAGATGGGTTACCCCTTCAAAATTCGCATTAGGTTCATTGAACCCTATGTGGCCATTTCTGCCTATCCCGAGAATCTGTAGATTTATTCCCCCTGATTCTTTGATTAAATTTTCATAGCTTGTACATTCCTTTTCTATATCATCACACATCCCATTTAACATATGAATATTTTCATCTTTTACATTGATATGATTAAATAAATAATTCTTCATATAAAAATTATAGCTCTGAGGATTTTCTTTTGAAATGCTATAGTATTCATCAAGATTGAAAGTTACAACATCACTAAAATCAATATATCCTTCCTTATATATTTTTACAAGTTCCTTATAGGTTCCAATAGGTGTATCTCCCGTTGCAAATCCTAAAACACTTTTTGGATTTAAAATAACTTGACTGGCAATAATACTGGCCGCCCTTTTGCTCATTTCATCATAATCATTTACGACAACAACATTCATGTCATTACCTCCCAATATTACTTAAAATTACAAAATCAACATACCATTTTAATTTTTACTATTGTTGTACTATATTTGTTATCTTGTATATACAATTATAAAAAATTCCAGCTTACTTGTCAAATATACTGGCTAAAAAAACACTATATTCGCAATTTCTTTAATTATTTCGCTCTTTGAAAATTTACCTAATATATCCATCCTCATGACCAGTTTTGAAAATAAAGCATTATCTTGGCTATTATATTTATGTCTTTCAATAACGTTCTCTAAAAATTCCTCATAACCGTATATTTTAAATCTTTCCATTTCATATTCTTCGGCCAAATATTCTAAAAACATTATTAAGATATCTTCATAATCATTCTTTTTATCTAATCCAAGAATATTATTCAGTTTTGGTATTATAAATTCAAATAACGCTCTTCTATAAGGAACTTCTTCTATTTTTAATATTTTCCCAATTTCAAGGATTTTCTCTTCATTCAAGTTTAAAAGAACATCAACAAAATAATTTTCGTCTTTCTTTGGAATAATATAATATTTATTTCCTTTGAGTTGTTTAATAGCTTTAAAAGCATCAAAATATCCAAGCTTCAAATTAAACCTACAGGTTTTCGTATCAAAGTCCAGAGTCCTTCCCAGACTTTCTCTCGGAGAAATATATCTTATATTTAAATTTTTTTTATTTATCCTTCTATTTCTTCCTAAACCATGAGTTCTGACAACAATTAAATCCTCATAACCTTTATTTATTAAAAGTCCCATAGGAACATTATCATAGATACCTCCATCTATAAAGTCCTTCCCATCGATCTTTTCCCTCTTAAAAACGGGAAGATAAGCACTTGCCATTAAATATTCCACTAACTTTCCTTGAGGAATATCTTCAATATAAATTTCAAGAGGTTTTAAATCTGTTAAAGAAACTGTCACAATTCCAAAATCCTTTCCAGACCTTCTCACCTT is a genomic window of Acidilutibacter cellobiosedens containing:
- a CDS encoding CAP domain-containing protein gives rise to the protein MKTKFKKTILSLAASTLVLSPFSIAHAGSSNLVYYLPNESCPQKGYTIPGYNKTSNSNSNSNNISNDQLYEQLEKYISNYINVTSSQKPSCGITIPKTNNNSGNNNSGNQQNNDDEQDNNDEQNNEQNNNDEQDNEQNGNNGGNQNENPGTENPGDETPAPSNSVESEVVRLVNIEREKAGLQPLTQSSELSNVARLKSQDMADNNYFSHTSPTYGDPFTMMKTFGIKYSTAGENIAKGYSSAQTVMDGWMNSSGHRANILNSSFNKIGVGYVNKNGTTYWTQMFTN
- a CDS encoding pyridoxal phosphate-dependent aminotransferase, whose product is MDFLLMNHGGDITTYRDLYDGELVDFSSNINPLGPPEGLYDELKNNFNSLTIYPDIQYRTLKSNIGKYLNCDCSNIVVGNGAVEVINNFIQLFDRVVTFVPCFSEYEKRGKVLKKEICKIPLSPDFTIDIDSVKRNLKKGDILILGNPNNPTGLRIEEDKLKLIYDIVNLKESFLLLDEAFFEFCPKDYDSIKMFKDKDYDRIAIIRAATKFFALPGIRLGYACTSNKMAREYEKVELPWSINSLADCSGRYIFGCEEYIEKSKNYIQGERQYMTKALMKIKFINLYPTQSNYILIKSRKFNENFLFYYFLKRGILIRKCSSFDGLDDKHIRLAIKNRKNNERVIKIFKELENVEENMS
- a CDS encoding peroxiredoxin gives rise to the protein MERLVGKSAPNFEMTACMGNGKEFKKVNLKDYAGKWLVMFFYPMDFTFVCPTEITGYSKRYEDFKKEDAELLAVSVDSQYSHQEWIKGSLGHINFPLASDLTKKVSNDFGVLIEEEGVALRGLFIIDPEGVVRYSVIHDLNVGRSVDETLRVLKALKTGGMCPVDWQEGEKLL
- a CDS encoding TMEM165/GDT1 family protein → MIREFIKSFFLIFMAEMGDKTQIMAMSFATQYSLLEVLGGVFIGVILNHGIAILLGKYFSTIVPEEIVQISAGFIFIVFGIMTLMDEKKEKQKKEKTFGPILTVALAFFVGEFGDKTQLSAMALSAEGNHPIFVLMGTVSGMMATSSLGIFVGRKIGEKMPDISIKIMSSFIFLMFGLFKIWDITPNVLMSWETTYLFSAISILIYLLFLIRQYKRMKSGQKSEMKEVASKLYLEVLNAKKAVDDICLGEEGCSDACRKEKCLIWSTQRVLQEAVDKGVYFKEKDISPIYDLKKYDLDKVVKALSLIIKDYKKYGVEKDKNFVINRTRENLEMVLFNKYISFNGNIDSYLYNVKAENENVYRKIRENMKDAS
- the tyrS gene encoding tyrosine--tRNA ligase, translated to MENKNVFDILRERGYIEQVTYEDEIRDLLGKESVTFYIGIDATGDSLTLGHFVQIMIMKHMQMAGHRPIILLGGGTTMIGDPTGKTDMRKMLSKETIEHNAKRFKEQLSKFIDFDNGKAIFANNADWLSNLNYIEFIREIGVHFSVNKMLTAECYKQRLERGLTFLEFNYMIMQSYDFLELYRRYNCKLQIGGNDQWSNILGGYDLVRKIENDVVYAMTSKLLTNSEGKKMGKTESGTIWLDSEKTSPYEFYQYLRNIDDRDVKNCLLLLTLVPIEEIEELCSPGGSKINKAKEILAFEVTKMVHGESEAIKAQKAAKSLFEGNGEGGSIPTTEIKKEVFEKGIGILNLLTEIGITKSNSEGRRIIEQRGLSINGRKVDNFNIILTLDSFTDGKIMLKKGKKVYHQIKLI
- a CDS encoding precorrin-3B C(17)-methyltransferase → MARLYIVGIGSKGKDDMTLRAIDAIEKSDVIVGDKTCLKYLGSLADGKEIFPIRMKEGTEGCKYSIGKVKEGKTTSILVYGDSCLYGIAGYALKVSYDIEVEVIPGITTVSFAASKLGAPIMDDFCYINLSDFAVSWEAIEKRIRYASMGNFVIVLYCYKKREKIFYIEKAVEIMLNFKLPSTPVGIVENLDDQDKVIITTLGDINFEEISMDSIIMIGNSKTYIKSGKVITSGEENALTL
- the nagB gene encoding glucosamine-6-phosphate deaminase, which produces MNVVVVNDYDEMSKRAASIIASQVILNPKSVLGFATGDTPIGTYKELVKIYKEGYIDFSDVVTFNLDEYYSISKENPQSYNFYMKNYLFNHINVKDENIHMLNGMCDDIEKECTSYENLIKESGGINLQILGIGRNGHIGFNEPNANFEGVTHLVHLDKGTINANSRFFNSVEEVPTKAISMGIKTIMSVKKILLLASGIKKSEAVYHAVNGPITPKVPGSILQLHPDVTLILDKEAAYKISSRNEKYRNLSIVEGKK
- a CDS encoding YitT family protein; translation: MKKKANEYIKITVGMSLVAIGLYFFLMPKNLSVGGANGLAIVINHFIPNLSIGLLMIIINIFLFAIGFIFIGTNFGFKTIYASFGVSVLVLLFEKIFPMKKPLANDILIQLILGVIISAIGMGIVFNQNASTGGTDIIAKILNRFWGIDLGRGVLISDLSITLAAGFAYGLQIGLYSLLGVLLNGLVIDAAIESMNIRKQVVIVSNYSEVINDYIIKSLGKGATLYEAKGGFTGSDKEVLVTILSRKDFVLLKNLINSIDKNAFIIVHNVHEVIGEGFKDIENF
- a CDS encoding NUDIX hydrolase yields the protein MNINDVYEKFNNRSARPKDIRHNYGVFLPLIYLKGEWHLIYESRAKSLKNQPGEISFPGGAVEKNETFKEAAIRETCEELNVKKENIKVIGELDYIITYFNFFLCPFIGTINGISVDDMKYNSDEVDHIFTVPVDFFMNNEPSTYRVDLKAVIKEDFPYELIPGGKEYNFRKGIYSIYFYKYQENIIWGITAKITKNFIDIMKEK
- a CDS encoding patatin-like phospholipase family protein; the encoded protein is MRGLVLEGGGAKGAYHIGAYKALKEMGVEIDGVAGTSVGALNGAMIAQEDIDRAYELWNNMTYSRVINANDEDIEKIKKGKLKIEDIKDISEKIKGVISEKGVDITPLKELLYDVINEEKVRRSGKDFGIVTVSLTDLKPLEIYIEDIPQGKLVEYLMASAYLPVFKREKIDGKDFIDGGIYDNVPMGLLINKGYEDLIVVRTHGLGRNRRINKKNLNIRYISPRESLGRTLDFDTKTCRFNLKLGYFDAFKAIKQLKGNKYYIIPKKDENYFVDVLLNLNEEKILEIGKILKIEEVPYRRALFEFIIPKLNNILGLDKKNDYEDILIMFLEYLAEEYEMERFKIYGYEEFLENVIERHKYNSQDNALFSKLVMRMDILGKFSKSEIIKEIANIVFF